In Marasmius oreades isolate 03SP1 chromosome 1, whole genome shotgun sequence, one DNA window encodes the following:
- a CDS encoding uncharacterized protein (CAZy:AA3), which yields MSYRLSNDHIHKDLQGRSSYDADVIIAGSGPVGMAYARTILEKSPSATVLMIEIGSQDDPVVGEHHKNSIKFQKDIDAFVNVIKGALQSVSVPPADTYIPTLVGDSWTPPVNKDGSSSLIFQGSNPNQIREKNLKASAMTRTVGGMATHWTCACPTPHPEEIVNNPIPKAERDELYVQARKLLNVHNDQYDKNAKGDDISIRHNVVKKTLLDNLPQERNVQSLPLGVERRRDNPAYVTWTGANTVLGDQAKLLGTKRFTLKTETRVTRLVPDEIDPKKINGMLLRNLKNDKDELVTARAYVITCGAIGTPQILANSNLAGSIPALGRHLCEQSIAFCQIVMKNEIIDYIKKNPDWQARIKAHHDKHPKDPLPIPFADPEPQVMVPYTSKFPWHTQIHRDAFSYGDVGPRADARVVVDLRFFGRQEVLEKNRVYFAGDSSLKGEWVAGSTDIYGMPQATFEVERSQKDKINDQRMMKDMCEVASLLGAYLPGSNPQFMDPGLALHITGTTRIGKDPNSSVADPSSCVHAFKNLWVGGNGCIPDSMGANPTLTSVMIALKGAGAILDFLKTES from the exons ATGTCTTACCGTCTCAGTAATGACCACATCCACAAGGATCTCCAAGGTCGTTCTTCCTACGACGCCGACGTTATCATTGCTGGTAGTGGTCCCGTTGG CATGGCTTATGCTCGTACCATACTTGAGAAGAGCCCGTCCGCTACTGTATTGATGATTGAAATCGGCTCACAAGATGACCCCGTCGTCGGCGAGCATCATAAAaattcaatcaagtttcagAAGGACATTGATGCGTTTG TGAATGTCATCAAAGGTGCACTGCAATCGGTGTCAGTCCCGCCAGCCGACACATACATTCCTACCCTCGTCGGTGACTCCTGGACTCCCCCCGTCAATAAGGATGGGTCGAGTAGCCTGATCTTCCAGGGCAGTAATCCAAATCAGATTCGCGAGAAGAACCTAAAAGCCAGTGCTATGACCCGGACAGTCGGTGGAATGGCTACTCACTGGACTTGCGCCTGTC CCACTCCCCACCCCGAGGAAATTGTCAACAATCCTATCCCCAAAGCCGAACGCGACGAACTATACGTACAAGCTAGGAAACTTCTGAATGTCCACAACGATCAATACGACAAGAACGCGAAAGGTGACGACATATCCATCCGCCACAATGTCGTCAAAAAAACACTTTTGGACAACCTCCCTCAAGAACGGAATGTTCAATCGCTTCCTCTCGGTGTTGAACGTCGGCGAGATAACCCAGCCTATGTCACTTGGACCGGAGCCAATACTGTTCTCGGAGATCAGGCGAAATTGCTTGGGACGAAGCGGTTTACATTGAAAACAGAAACCAGGGTCACAAGATTGGTTCCCGATGAGATTGACCCAAAGAAGATCAACGGTATGTTGCTAAGGAATCTGAAGAACGACAAGGATGAGCTTGTCACGGCTAGG GCATACGTTATTACCTGTGGTGCAATCGGTACTCCACAAATCCTTGCTAATAGCAATCTTGCCGGATCCATCCCAGCTCTGGGACGTCATCTCTGCGAACAGTCAATTGCTTTCTGCCAA ATCGTTATGAAGAATGAGATCATTGACTACATCAAAAAAAATCCAGACTGGCAAGCTCGAATTAAAGCACACCATGACAAGCATCCAAAAGATCCCTTGCCTATTCCATTCGCTGATCCGGAACCACAG GTTATGGTTCCTTATACGTCCAAATTCCCATGGCACACCCAAATTCATCGTGACGCTTTCTCCTATGGTGATGTTGGTCCTCGTGCAGATGCTCGAGTTGTAGTGGATTTGCGATTCTTTGGCAGACAGGAGGTTCTGGAGAAGAATAGGGTCTATTTTGCTGGAGACTCCTCCCTTAAGGGAGAATGGGTTGCAGGAAGTACAGATATCTATGGAATGCCTCAAGCTACA TTTGAGGTTGAAAGATCCCAGAAAGACAAGATCAATGATCAAAG AATGATGAAGGATATGTGTGAAGTTGCCAGTTTACTTGGAGCTTATCTCCCAGGTTCAAATCCCCAATTCATGGATCCTGGCCTTGCACTGCACATAACT GGAACAACTCGTATTGGAAAAGATCCCAACAGTTCTGTTGCTGATCCTTCTTCTTGTGTTCATGCATTCAAGAATCTATGGGTTGGAGGCAATGGGTGTATCCCTGATTCAATGGGTGCAAACCCCACCTTGACAAGT GTTATGATTGCACTCAAGGGAGCTGGTGCCATCTTGGACTTCCTAAAAACTGAATCTTGA